TTCAGTTTAACAGGAAGTGCTCCTGCATTTAAAAGTGATGATAACGTTTGAGCCTCTTTCACAGTAAAACTACCAACAATTGATACTGTATCTTGGTTAAATACTTCTTTAACTGTAGGTGCTGATAAAAAATTAGGATCTTTCTTGGTAACTTCATTTTTAAAGGAATCTTTTCCTTTAACATAATCAAGCCAAATTACAAGTTCATTATTTGGAGCCATATTAACTATTTTTTGTGTAACATCACGGAATTTGCTAGCACTCTTTAATTTAAGAGATACACTTGGCTTTCCGTTTTCATCAAATGTTTGTTTCGCTCCATTTTGAGCCAGATCCGTTCCGTCCATCATTAGACGGTCATTAGCATCACGGAACGTTAAATTTGCTTGGGTAGACAAAATTTTCCGCGCTTCATTTTGATCTTCAACACCGGCAAGCTGAACACGAATTCGGTTCTTACCTTCAATTTGAATGCTCGGCTCACTTACTCCAAGGACATTTATACGTCTATCAAGTGCTTCGGCTGTACTAGCCAACGCAGCTTTGTCAATTTTTTGTCCTTTTTTAGCTGGATGGACTTCGTACAATACTTCAAAACCACCTTGAAGATCCAAACCAAGCTTTAGATTTTTAACAATATTTTTAGTTGTGCCACCGAGCACACTTCCTGCCAGTAAGATAATCAGCAAGAAAGCAACGATTCTACTACGTTTAACCATTATGTACTGCTCCTCCTTTGACTTAGATAAGCCGACTTTCATATAAAAGTTATCCTAAAAGACCATTATTTCTATTATGAAATAAGATAGGAAACCTGTCAATTTCTCCAAAGTGGAAAATAATTATTTTAGCAGCATTTTCCATTCATTTTCACCTTTTAGTAATAATTCCGGTGACTTATATGCCTCGATTGTTGCAAAACTCATATAATCACTAACTTTAATTGATAAAATATCTTGAACAATTTCGAACAGTTTTTTATCATCCTTTACTTTCTTCCACTTCTTTCTAATGAGGTATTCCCAAAGCTCTTTTTCAGAAATGGTATTGTAACCAAGCATTTGAAATTCATCAAGCTTACTTCTCAAAGCTGGCTTTACTCGAATGCGAAAATGTTCGTATTCATGGTCTATTTTCAAAATAGCGCCTCCCCATTACAAAAGATTTCCAATATTAAAAAATACTCCTGCTTGTCATGCTTTGTCCATCTCAATGCATATAGTTAATTGTATATGAATTCACCTATTTTGAGAAGGTGGGAAGTGGAATGTCAAAATTTTTAAGAGGAACCTTCATCTTGCTTATTGCAGGCTTAATTACAAGATTATTAGGATTCATCAATAGAATCGTCATTGCCCGAAGTATTGGTGAAGAGGGCGTTGGCTTGCATATGATGGTT
The Neobacillus sp. PS3-40 genome window above contains:
- a CDS encoding post-transcriptional regulator, with product MKIDHEYEHFRIRVKPALRSKLDEFQMLGYNTISEKELWEYLIRKKWKKVKDDKKLFEIVQDILSIKVSDYMSFATIEAYKSPELLLKGENEWKMLLK